GGAATAATGCTGTTTTAAAAGCTGCCAGACGGTAGCCGGATTGGTCAGGGTAGGATCGGTAAGAATATTGCCAGCGGCATCCCGTTGAAAGCTCCAGCTGTCCTGGTTATAGCTGCGGTTCACCGGGTCATAGCCGCTAAACAGCCCATCCTCAAATTTAAAGCCAGGATTGACCAGATAAGCAGCATTGGTGTAAGCCAGCATATAGTCCCGGTCATAATAGCCTCCGGTAAGAACATAATTGATCAACCCGCCCATAAAGGCGATATCCGTCCCAGGCCGCAGTTTTATGTAAATATCAGCCTGGGCTGAAGTTCGGTTGAAACGAGGATCAACATGAATTATTTTAGCTCCCCGTTTTCTCCGGGCTTCATTTAGCCATTTGAAGGCGATCGGATGGTTTTCCGCTGCATTACTGCCGATTATCAGAGCACAGTCGGTATTTTGCAAATCAATCCAGTGATTGGTCATAGCCCCACGGCCATAAGTTGTTGCCAGACCGGCAACAGTTGAGCTATGTCAAACCCGGGCCTGATGTTCTAAATAAACTACCCCAAGCCCCCGCATGAATTTGGTGAGCAGATAGGCTTCTTCATTATCCAGGGCCGCTCCCCCCAGACAGGCAATGGCTTCAGTCCGGTTCACCGTCAGGCCATTTTCCATTTCTATAAAAGTCTCATCCCTCAGGGTTTTTATCCGACTGGCAATAGTGTCCAGCATCCAGTTCCAGTCTTTGGCCACCCAGGCATTGCTCCCCGGGGCCCGATAAAGGGGAGTGGTAATTCTGCGGCTATTTTCCCTGATTTGAAAAGAGGCTGCTCCTTTGCTGCAAACAGACCCCCGGTTAATGGGATGGTCAGGATCTCCTTCAATGTTAATCAGTGCTGGTACACCGTCTTTTATTTTGGTATGAACCAGCAGCCCGCAGCCAACTGAACAAAAGGAACAAATGGTTGGCGTAGCAACAGCATCAGTCAATTTGATGCTAATGGCGCTAGCGGTATCCGGTTGCAGAAACTCCAAACCGGAAATTAAAGTGGCCGCTGTCGAAACCCCGATTAGTTGCAAAAATCTCCTGCGGCTGATTAACATATTTTTCTCCCCTCCAAGCCGGTGATTTTCTCAGCCAGACCGGTATATCCCCTGGTTTGTGCCAGCACATCCAGATGGGACAACAGATGCCGCACTAACAACAGGTCTGGCAGTTCTTTCATAGCTGCACAGTGTCTTAAATCCAGGGTTTTTATATAAGTCTTACATTGCTGGCAATAGTGAATTTGTTGTTCTGGTGCATTATTGACAAAAAAATAGCCTAAATGTTGATGGTCGGTTGTGCCACAAGCGGGACATTTCAGCCTGGGAGCGGGCCAGCGCACCTCACAATAGCTGCAGGCCAGATATTTCTTCCCGTCGGCTGCCTCTAAAATGGCCAGATCAGCGCTGCAATTACAAACCGGGCACTTATGGTCTTTAGCAGTAGTTGTTTTTCTGCCTTTGGCCAGATACCAGGGCCGTAAAGTCCATTCGATCCAGTTGCCGATTAGCTCAGTCGGGATATGGTCAGGAGTCTCTGTCTTCAGAAGAGATCTATAGACTTCCTCACCCCTTTCCAGCAGATGTGCAATGATTTCAGCATGTTTTTTGTCCGTTTTTAGCAACAGCCGCCCCACTTTTTGCCAAAAAATGACAAATTCTTCCCCAAGCCTGCAATACCTCCGCTGCTGTTAACAGCACTCCAGGCAGTATGCCGCAGGAACCCGCTGTCGGCGCCGCGACGATCCTGCCCATCGCCGCATTCACCTCTGCGATAGCCAGGGCCTTCAGGATGGCTCCGTCCAGTACCGGTCCACCCAGCAGGCGCCCTGCCGCCAGCGCCCTTTGCACCTTGCCCGCATCCCGCCCGCTCAGGCCGCTGACGGAGATATTATCCCCGCTCAGGCCTTTAGCCAGCGATTCCCGCATCACCTGCAGCCTGTGTTGCATCTCCTGCCATAGCTCCTCCTGGTCGCGCCCCAGTGCCTGAGCCTGATCGGTGAGAATCACCTGCCACAGTTTCTGGCCTGTCCGTTCCGCTGCTTCCACCAGCTCCTGTACTTTTAAATAGCTTAACATCTTATTTCCCTTCCTTTACAGTGGCTTAACGACAATTACATCCTGAATATTGGCTATCCCCTTGATTTGGCTAGCCAGGGATTCCGGACAGTTCTGGTCAGTTTCAATGATCATAATCGCCTCTGCTCCCCGCTGTTCCCGGGTCACTTTCATCTGGGCAATGTTAATTCCGCTTTCAGCCAGCAGGCCGCTGACCGCTGCAATCAGACCGGGACGGTCCCGGTGGGGAATGATGAGGGTATGGAACTGACCGGAAAAATCCACCGGGAAGCCCAGCAGATTGACCACCCGGATGTTGCCCCCGCCGATGGAGGAGGCGACCAGATCCACCACCTTACCGCTTTGTCCCCGCACTACCACCTTGACGGTATTGGGGTGCACATCCCCAGATCGGTTTTGTGGAAGGCCAGCTTGATTTTTGCCTCTTCTGCAAGCTCCAGGGACTGGCGAATTCGCTCATCGGCAGTGTCAAAGCCCAGCAGGCCGCCCACCAGGGCCCGGTCGGTGCCATGGCCCAGATAGGTTTCGGCAAAGGAGCCGTGCAGGTAAAAATCCGCCTTAACGGGCGGTTCGCCCAGAACAATCCCGGCCAGGCGGCCA
Above is a window of Carboxydocella sporoproducens DSM 16521 DNA encoding:
- the fdhE gene encoding formate dehydrogenase accessory protein FdhE, whose protein sequence is MLKTDKKHAEIIAHLLERGEEVYRSLLKTETPDHIPTELIGNWIEWTLRPWYLAKGRKTTTAKDHKCPVCNCSADLAILEAADGKKYLACSYCEVRWPAPRLKCPACGTTDHQHLGYFFVNNAPEQQIHYCQQCKTYIKTLDLRHCAAMKELPDLLLVRHLLSHLDVLAQTRGYTGLAEKITGLEGRKIC
- a CDS encoding L-serine ammonia-lyase, iron-sulfur-dependent, subunit beta; this encodes MLSYLKVQELVEAAERTGQKLWQVILTDQAQALGRDQEELWQEMQHRLQVMRESLAKGLSGDNISVSGLSGRDAGKVQRALAAGRLLGGPVLDGAILKALAIAEVNAAMGRIVAAPTAGSCGILPGVLLTAAEVLQAWGRICHFLAKSGAAVAKNGQKTC
- a CDS encoding ACT domain-containing protein, which codes for MHPNTVKVVVRGQSGKVVDLVASSIGGGNIRVVNLLGFPVDFSGQFHTLIIPHRDRPGLIAAVSGLLAESGINIAQMKVTREQRGAEAIMIIETDQNCPESLASQIKGIANIQDVIVVKPL
- a CDS encoding serine dehydratase beta chain — encoded protein: MNIFDILGPVMIGPSSSHTAGAARIGRLAGIVLGEPPVKADFYLHGSFAETYLGHGTDRALVGGLLGFDTADERIRQSLELAEEAKIKLAFHKTDLGMCTPIPSRW